A portion of the Ascaphus truei isolate aAscTru1 chromosome 14, aAscTru1.hap1, whole genome shotgun sequence genome contains these proteins:
- the LOC142465911 gene encoding G-protein coupled receptor 35-like gives MNCSSSLMVKNRSLDHFQLILFVPIVAFGTIFNSIAVWVFCFKMKKWTEARVYMMNLLISDCCLLFVMPFRIYSSLRGWDLEDNLCNSIRSFYLMNRYMSIAIITLISLDRYVAIKFPLRSRTLRSPQKAAMYCGIVWVLLIATRLYLHFDTYVRPITKFCFRKMSGNPLWRTMYFAILGFFLPMPILIFCSVEIIRTLKRKDSPSVNGQKCVQKTIYIVSTNLVIFLVCFLPLHIGNVVRFVVESLGLECSVIANIYTYVYAAQAISDLNCCFDAICYYFVAKEFWETSSLLPKSNLPQLNQERTQVSIL, from the coding sequence ATGAACTGCAGCAGCAGCTTGATGGTGAAGAACCGATCTCTCGATCATTTCCAGCTAATCCTTTTTGTCCCCATCGTAGCTTTTGGCACAATATTTAACTCCATCGCCGTCTGGGTTTTCTGCTTCAAGATGAAGAAGTGGACGGAGGCGAGAGTGTACATGATGAACCTTCTGATCAGTGACTGCTGCCTGCTCTTCGTCATGCCTTTCCGGATATACTCCTCCCTGCGAGGCTGGGATCTTGAAGATAACCTGTGTAACAGCATCCGCTCTTTTTATTTAATGAACAGATACATGAGCATCGCCATCATCACATTAATATCTCTGGACAGATACGTCGCAATAAAGTTCCCCCTGAGATCCAGAACACTGCGTTCCCCTCAGAAAGCCGCCATGTACTGCGGGATTGTGTGGGTGCTCCTGATTGCCACTCGCCTCTATCTCCATTTTGACACCTACGTTCGGCCGATAACAAAGTTCTGCTTCCGGAAGATGAGTGGAAATCCCTTATGGAGAACCATGTACTTTGCCATTCTGGGATTTTTCCTCCCCATGCCCATACTGATCTTCTGCTCTGTTGAAATCATCAGGACGTTGAAGAGAAAGGACAGTCCAAGTGTGAATGGACAGAAATGTGTCCAGAAGACCATTTACATAGTGTCCACCAACCTTGTCATTTTCCTTGTGTGCTTCCTACCTCTACACATTGGGAATGTTGTGAGGTTTGTGGTAGAATCCTTGGGCCTTGAATGCTCAGTGATAGCAAATATCTACACTTATGTTTATGCCGCACAAGCGATCAgtgacttgaactgctgctttgacGCAATTTGCTATTATTTTGTCGCCAAAGAATTCTGGGAGACTTCATCACTGTTACCAAAGTCTAATCTGCCACAGCTAAACCAGGAACGGACACAAGTGTCAATCCTGTAA